DNA sequence from the Candidatus Kaistella beijingensis genome:
CCCGAAATATCCGGAGTGGAAATTAAAATTTTACCTTTGTAAGAATAATTCATCTGAAATGTGCGGTCAAATAAAAAACCCGTCATTCAAATGTAATAAAAATATTAATGGAAAACCTGCACGACAACCGAAAAGTTTACGAAAAATCCCAACTTCTTGAAAATCAAATCAAAGAAAATCCCATCGAACAATTTCGGGATTGGTTTTTGGATGCGCAGGAAAATCCCAATATTTCAGAAGCCAATGCAATGGCGATTTCAACGCTTGAAAATGACGGCTGTCCGAGAACGAGAATGGTTTTGCTGAAGTCTTATGATTGGAACGGCTTCACGTTCTACACCAATTACGAAAGCCGAAAAGGAAAAGCAATCGAGAACAATCACAAAGCCTGTCTTCATTTTTTTTGGCCGGCTTTGGAAAGACAAATCATCATTAAAGCTGATTTAGAAAAAGTTCCCGAAAATATTAGTGACGGTTATTTTCAATCGCGACCAAAAGGAAGTCAGCTTGGAGCGAGAGTTTCTCCCCAAAGTCAGGTCATTCCGAACAGAGAATTTTTGGAAGAAAAACTAAAAAATTTAGAAAAAGAATTTGAAGGAAGAGAAATTCCACGTCCGCAAAATTGGGGCGGTTATCTCGCAAAACCGTATGAAATCGAATTTTGGCAGGGAAGACCAAACCGTCTTCACGATAGGATTTTG
Encoded proteins:
- the pdxH gene encoding pyridoxamine 5'-phosphate oxidase; this translates as MENLHDNRKVYEKSQLLENQIKENPIEQFRDWFLDAQENPNISEANAMAISTLENDGCPRTRMVLLKSYDWNGFTFYTNYESRKGKAIENNHKACLHFFWPALERQIIIKADLEKVPENISDGYFQSRPKGSQLGARVSPQSQVIPNREFLEEKLKNLEKEFEGREIPRPQNWGGYLAKPYEIEFWQGRPNRLHDRILYELQEDYDWKISRLAP